Proteins encoded in a region of the Paenibacillus sp. W2I17 genome:
- a CDS encoding Imm26 family immunity protein, translating into MKNTKRKRIKLGDIYAIPLPNGKFAFGRRLKDASIAIYNLISDSIKEIPQEEEYQFIVGVYDDVLKSGDWPVIENRPFPDEEEAWPPPACIIDKISGEYLIYHIGEIRPSNSEECEGLEIAAVWEAHHIVDRIMGDDKWHRDPNK; encoded by the coding sequence GTGAAAAATACGAAACGTAAACGAATAAAATTGGGTGATATCTACGCTATCCCTTTGCCTAACGGTAAGTTTGCCTTTGGGAGAAGGCTTAAAGATGCCAGCATTGCAATCTATAATCTTATAAGTGACTCTATAAAAGAGATACCTCAAGAAGAAGAATACCAATTTATCGTAGGTGTATATGATGATGTACTGAAATCAGGCGATTGGCCGGTTATTGAGAATCGTCCATTCCCGGATGAAGAAGAGGCATGGCCCCCACCTGCCTGTATCATTGATAAGATATCAGGAGAATATTTGATTTATCATATAGGAGAAATTAGACCTTCTAATAGCGAAGAATGCGAAGGATTAGAGATTGCGGCTGTTTGGGAAGCCCATCATATTGTTGATAGAATAATGGGAGATGATAAGTGGCACCGAGACCCGAATAAATAG
- a CDS encoding ABC transporter ATP-binding protein — protein sequence MKLTMDNVSKKYRNKWAVKSFTLELSSGGVYGLLGPNGAGKTTLLRMLVDIAKPTSGQIMLDGQSIEQMGDRYRDILGYMPQRFGFYNRFSAHKFLMYMCSLKGLSTNQAAIRVQETLRMVDLEKQAQHKIRTFSGGMKQRLGIAQALLNDPQILVLDEPTAGLDPKERIRFRNIIGELGRDRIVLLSTHIISDLEFSCKEMILMNEGQLITQNTPEAIMNSMQGSVWTATLTEQQLAELTSHFKVSGLSYQSDGIVARILAKEQPVPQAMPEAPRLEDVYMHYFDEEATS from the coding sequence TTGAAATTGACCATGGATAACGTATCCAAGAAGTATAGAAACAAGTGGGCCGTAAAATCGTTCACGTTAGAGCTGTCCAGCGGTGGCGTCTACGGCCTGCTTGGACCAAATGGAGCGGGAAAAACAACGCTGCTTCGCATGCTTGTAGACATCGCCAAGCCAACGTCCGGACAAATTATGCTGGATGGGCAATCCATTGAACAGATGGGGGATCGTTATCGCGATATCTTGGGCTATATGCCGCAGCGCTTTGGATTTTATAATCGTTTCAGTGCTCACAAATTTCTCATGTACATGTGTTCGTTAAAAGGACTGAGTACGAATCAAGCCGCTATTCGAGTGCAGGAGACATTACGTATGGTTGATCTGGAAAAGCAGGCACAACATAAAATTCGTACGTTCTCTGGCGGTATGAAGCAGAGGCTCGGAATTGCACAAGCCTTGCTGAATGATCCGCAAATTCTAGTTCTCGACGAACCTACGGCTGGCCTTGACCCGAAGGAACGTATTCGATTTCGTAACATTATCGGTGAGTTGGGAAGAGACCGGATTGTACTGTTATCGACGCATATTATCTCTGATCTGGAGTTCTCGTGTAAGGAAATGATTCTGATGAATGAAGGTCAACTGATTACTCAGAACACACCGGAAGCGATCATGAACAGTATGCAAGGCAGCGTTTGGACTGCAACGTTAACAGAACAGCAGCTTGCCGAACTCACCTCTCATTTCAAGGTAAGCGGATTGTCCTATCAGTCCGATGGTATTGTGGCGAGGATCTTGGCAAAAGAACAGCCTGTCCCACAAGCTATGCCAGAGGCACCTCGGCTTGAAGACGTATATATGCACTATTTTGATGAGGAGGCGACATCGTGA
- a CDS encoding helix-turn-helix transcriptional regulator yields MKTRIAELRKQHKLSQEELGRIVGVTRQTITSLERGKYTASLILAYKIANFFGLAIEDVFDFSEVEEM; encoded by the coding sequence TTGAAGACAAGAATTGCAGAACTGCGTAAGCAGCATAAGCTGTCACAGGAAGAGCTGGGACGAATTGTTGGTGTTACCCGGCAAACCATCACCTCTCTTGAAAGGGGAAAGTATACGGCTTCCCTTATTCTTGCTTACAAAATTGCCAATTTTTTTGGACTCGCCATTGAAGACGTTTTTGATTTCAGCGAAGTGGAGGAAATGTAA
- a CDS encoding RNA polymerase sigma factor — MDDEELIHEIREGSRAAMEVLVKRHYKSIFSYVYRKTGDYHISFDLTQEVFVKMMNSLGNYRDNGKFSHWLLKIAVNHCMDYFRGREFKQQLRESELTEEALPASEHQNVWNIFYKRLQNDKVRLAVQSLPEHQRDAVILNYYNGLKIKEVAELTGSNESTVKSRIRLGITKLKEIIVGGERDETYRKRR, encoded by the coding sequence TTGGATGATGAAGAGTTAATTCATGAGATTCGTGAAGGTAGTCGGGCTGCAATGGAAGTTTTGGTGAAGCGGCATTACAAGTCGATATTTTCATATGTGTACCGAAAAACGGGAGATTATCATATCTCTTTTGATTTAACTCAAGAGGTATTTGTAAAAATGATGAATTCATTGGGGAATTATCGAGATAACGGAAAATTCAGTCACTGGTTACTGAAAATAGCAGTGAATCATTGTATGGATTATTTTCGTGGGCGCGAGTTCAAGCAACAACTCAGAGAGAGTGAGTTAACAGAAGAGGCGCTCCCAGCAAGTGAGCACCAGAATGTGTGGAACATATTCTATAAACGGCTTCAGAATGATAAGGTCAGGCTGGCGGTACAAAGTTTGCCTGAGCACCAGCGGGACGCGGTAATTCTGAACTATTACAACGGACTAAAGATTAAAGAGGTTGCCGAACTGACGGGATCGAATGAGTCGACAGTGAAATCACGTATACGCTTGGGCATAACGAAATTAAAAGAGATCATTGTGGGAGGTGAGCGGGATGAAACGTACAGAAAACGAAGATAG